Part of the Streptomyces sp. NBC_00457 genome, AGCTGGACCGGCGGGTGCCCGGCACGATGGAGCCGCTGGCCCCGGTGCTGCGGGAGTTCGCCAAGGACCACAGCTGGGACGCCGGCAACCTCGACTTCTACATCGTCCACGCCGGCGGCCCGCGGATCCTGGACGACCTCGCCAAGTTCCTCGAGGTCGACCGCACGGTGTTCCGTCACAGCTGGTCGACCCTGACCGAATACGGCAACATCGCCAGCGCGGTCGTGTTCGACGCGGCACGCAGGCTGTTCGAAGAGGACCCCCCGGCCCCCGACGCCACCGGTCTGATCGCGGGTTTCGGTCCCGGCATCACCGCCGAGATGGCGCTGGGCCGCTGGAGCGTCGACGCACCGGGCGAATTGGACTGAGCCCTGTATGACTGGTCTCATTCTCCCGCCCGGTCAGGGGCGAAAGCTGATCACCAAGGCGCAGGAAGTGACCTTCAAGGCCACCGAGGCGCACGGCTCCTCCATATCGATCTTCGAGGTGGTGGTGCCGCCCGGGTTCGATGTCGGGGCCCATGTCCACAGCGATGCGCAGGAGTTCTTCTACGTCCTTGAGGGGGAGCTGCAACTGCTGGCCTTCGAGCCCATCACGCGCACGCAGGAGAGCTGGCACGAGTGGGAGTCGCCCGAGGGGGACCGGGTCGTCCGGGCCACCGAGGGGGCCAGCATGTTCGTTCCCCCGGGAACGCCGCACGCGTTCAGGAACGCCTCGGACCAGCCGGCGCGCATGCTGTTCCAGTGCTTCCCCTCACCCATTCACGAGCTCTACTTCGACGAGATCGCCGAGATCTGGTCGGCCGGCGGGCCGCCGGACGCAGAGGCCATCGAGGAGATGCGCCGGCGCTATGACGTCAGTCAGATCACGCCGCTGCGCTTCGACCCGCCCCCTCTTCTCGATTCCCCGTCGGCAACGGAGCGCGGAGCGCAACGGAGATGAGCGACATGGACAAGATTTCCCTGGTGCACGCAAGCCTGGGGGAGCAGGAACTGGCCGCCGTCGCCGAGGTGTTCGCCTCCGGCTGGCCGGCCGGCCAGGGCCCCAAGGGCAAGGCTCTCGAGGCCCGGCTGAAGGAACGTTACGGTGCCGGTGACGCGGTCGCGGTCAGCAACTGCGGCGCCGCACTGCACCTGGCGATGCTCGCGTTCGGCGTCAAGCCGGGCGACGAAGTGATCGTCGCCGACTACACGTTCCCGGCACCCGCCCATGCGGTGCGGTACGTGGGCGCCACGCCGGTCTTCGCCGACGTACGCGCCGACACCGGCACCGTGGACCCCGAGGCGGTCGCGGATCTGGTCTCGGCGCGCACGGTGGGCATCATCGCCGTCGACACGGTGGGACTGCCCGCGGACTACACGCAGCTGCAGGCGATCGCCGACCGCCACGGGCTGTTCCTCGTCGAGGACGCCGCCTGCGCGGTGGGCGCCACCTACCAGGGGCGTGAGGCGGGCGCGCTGGCCGAGGTGGCCTGCCTGTCCTTCCACGGACGCAAGGGAGCCACCAGCGGGGAGGGCGGCGCCCTGATCGCCACCGACCCGGCCATCGGGGCGCACACGCGGCAGCTCTCCTCCTTCGGCATCGGCAGCATCTACGACCAGGCGC contains:
- a CDS encoding cupin domain-containing protein, which encodes MTGLILPPGQGRKLITKAQEVTFKATEAHGSSISIFEVVVPPGFDVGAHVHSDAQEFFYVLEGELQLLAFEPITRTQESWHEWESPEGDRVVRATEGASMFVPPGTPHAFRNASDQPARMLFQCFPSPIHELYFDEIAEIWSAGGPPDAEAIEEMRRRYDVSQITPLRFDPPPLLDSPSATERGAQRR
- a CDS encoding DegT/DnrJ/EryC1/StrS family aminotransferase; this encodes MDKISLVHASLGEQELAAVAEVFASGWPAGQGPKGKALEARLKERYGAGDAVAVSNCGAALHLAMLAFGVKPGDEVIVADYTFPAPAHAVRYVGATPVFADVRADTGTVDPEAVADLVSARTVGIIAVDTVGLPADYTQLQAIADRHGLFLVEDAACAVGATYQGREAGALAEVACLSFHGRKGATSGEGGALIATDPAIGAHTRQLSSFGIGSIYDQAQVIGLPIPQFTEIGYNFKLSDIAAAILEVQLGRIEELLERRRAVAARYAELFAGEELLTVPHVPADRTHAWQSYLVTLDPGVDRAAVATDLRAQGIGCLHGTWASHLQPAFGAQQVCPVSADLFRRNLGIPMHAELTMDQVERVVEVLRTAVRTHARPVGRAA